The Brachionichthys hirsutus isolate HB-005 chromosome 17, CSIRO-AGI_Bhir_v1, whole genome shotgun sequence genome segment TGATAGCTACGGAGCTACAGAGCTAGTTTTCCTCCACCGTCAGATCCTGTACATCCGACTACCCGAACAACCAGCAACACGACCTCGCAATACCTGAACGACGACTTCACCTGCTGGAGAGCATGCGTTGTGCTCCAGGAAGTAAAGCGTCAAGTCCGCCCATCTACTGAACAAATATTCAGAAGTCATGTCAGGGTTAATCAGTGGTGAGCTACAGTCTGACGTTTGGATAAAACACACCTTTTTAGCGTTGAACTTTTGGAACAGGAGGTTaaagaacataaaaacacacgttTCACATCACGCTTCAACACGCGTCAGAAGACCTTCCCATTTTTGACACCCGATTAACCTTCATTTAAAAACTAAcgacaacaaaataaatcagtaATGCCACACGTCATGTACGTACTCGAGCGTGCGCGTGAGAGTGTCGGCACACACCCACGAGAGTGTGATCAGTGCTTCAGCAGACACTCATAAAGGTGTTATTGGCTGTGTCTCGGGAGCGGAGGGGGTGAGGTGGGGGGTGGTGTTGGAGAAAAGTGAGGCTGCAGCTTTCCTTCATTCGTTCACATGATGCGGAGACCCTGGACAGAAGCTTCTaggctctgaggaggaggaggaggaggaggaggaggaggagagccttAGAGCAGGCAGATCTGAGATTATTTATCTGTCGATCGCTTTTATACCTTGAAGTCCCAAATGGTCATCGCGCCATCGATGCCCGTGGTGCAGAACTTGCGACAATCGCTTTTGTCCCCCTCGTAGATAGACACTTGGCTGAGGACCAGACGTAGAGACACACACGGAACGTTAAAGAGGGCTGAGGAAATGGAAAGATTTAAAATACTACCAAGCGGTGGTATCTCATGGTAGCGTTTGACATAGGAGACAGGCGTCTGAGAAGCCAATTATGAGATCAggtgtgaaatgtaaatgtgtgtccTGCAGACTTTAAGTAGCAGACATAATAACGGTGGTACGGACCAGGAGCGTTTTAACCCATCGTGTCCCGGCTGATGCGACTCACGTGATGCTGTTCTGGTGCAGTGTGTCCAGGGCAGTGTTGCGGTCCTCGGTGGTGGCTCGCTTGTCCATGTTCCTGAAACGCTCCATGGCCGAGATGTTTCTCTGGATGCTCTGCTTCGGGAGGTCAAGCTTCGACACAAATGTCAGCGCTCCAGCATCGTCGCACCGGAACAGCATCGGGCAACAGTCGTGGCCCTGAAGACAAAGACGAGCTTGCAAACGTCGCTCTCGAGTATATGTGGGCTTTTAATCATCAAATGGTGCGGATGTTTTATTCTTACCGCGGCTACTAAACTGTTCTCTGAGACAAAAATGACgctgaggagaggaaggaactCCGTCTTCAGCATTAAGGGACTAAACGAGCACACAGACACGATCATTAGAACGTCGCCATTTAACTGCTTTCACTCTATTTTCAACAAACACTCTGAAGCTGCGGTGAATCTCTCCTAGCGTCACAGCATCACGTCCCGTTAACAAATAAACGCCGCGTGGACACATTCCAAGAAGGCTGTCGTCCATAAACAAGATCCCTCTGTACTTAGAATACCTCTTGGTCTTCGAGCTGTCCACCACAATGACGGTGCTGTCATGGCTGACCCAGGCCAGGCGGTTACCAGACgaggagaaagagacagagtggACCCAACCCCCTCCACCTAAAAGACACGAAccgtttaaatataaaaaaaatcaggtcTGACTTGGCCCAAAGGCTTACAGCTAATAATAAACCAAAGCATTTTACTGTAGCATACAGACCCGCTCCTCCGAACTCTGCCAGCACAGCTCCGAATGGCATCTTGCTGCCCCAGGGCGTGGGGCCCGGCTTCTCTTCCACCTCCTTAATGTAGGCCGAGaacaccctggggggggggggggggtcggagcaAAAGAAAGTAGCGTCAGGTTTGTAATCATTCCGTCTTCGTCCCATCCGAGCGAATGTCGACGTTCACCTGCATTTGAAGTCGCAGGATCCAGCAGCCAGCAGGACGTTGTTGGGATGCCAGTCCAGGCTGAGGATGGTGGAGCGGACCGGCTTCTTGATGTGCTTGCTCACCCACCTGGAGCatcaggaaaagggaaaaccaCTTTAACATGGATGCTAAAAGGATTTCTACTTCCAgtatgaataaaaatgtttctgttATTTCCTAATTTTGCACAACTGAGAAgaaaccaaaaatgaaaaggtGAAGAATTTCCACCGCTTTAGTTTGAGAGGCTAACGCAAATGGATCAAATTAGTTTgaacaaaagggggggggggggggggtattcctCAGCTTGGGGacgcttttctttttaaactcaTGTGGGAGATTGGCGATGCATTGTGAACGGCCTCACCAGTCGTTCTCAGACTCAAAGTAGCAGACGGAGATGAGTCGAGCACCGCTACCGACTGCAAACTTGTTCTCCAGCGGAGACCACTTGACGAAGGTGGCGGCTCGGTTGATCCTGAGGATGACCAGTGTGGGCTTCCACACCCCTTCCTTCTGGGACCACACATAGGCATTACGGTCTGCTCCACACGTCACTATGCGGTCACTTTTTGGAGCCCAGTCAATacctaaaaaacaacaacaaagagatgctTTGTAATTAGTGATTATTGCAAATCAAACAGCGACTCAGTGGAAACAACTGAGCTGAATGATAATGGTATTATATGTGCATCAGCACCTGTTAATGACCATTACCATCATAGCCGAGTGTGAGGTAGACATAAAACACAGAGACGTGACAGAGCAAATGAACTTTGACCTGCGTTATGCAGTTTCATTACCTGTGATGTGTCCATTGTGCTCCTTCAACTCGTGGGTCTTAACCCACTGGTTGCCACTCTTCCTGTAGATATGGACTTCGTGGTTATTTGGACTGATAGCAatttctgaaagaaagaaagaaaaaaacagatacCAGCAGTTCACCAGGATAGAAGTAGAGGCAACAAACCAGTTTGACCCGTTCGTGGAAAGGAACGTTGACCAAAGAATGCAATGTAAAAGTTCACTTGAAAACAAGCAGGTCAAAACTGGTCTCTACAAGATTATGTTCTATTAACTTATTCTTAATTGAATCAATAGTTGTGCTGAAATCGTTTACAGTGGGATTCAAATAAAGGAATATATAACTAAAAGAACAAACGTGTGAGGCTTACGCGTCCTGTCTTGATTCCACGCGTGGCAGGTGATGGGTTCCAGCAGAAACTGATGAAGGGACATCTTGTCTGGGTGTGGTTCTAAGTGGAACTGTGGAAGTCaagtaaaaaacacacaaaacttagTTCAGCGACAACACCACAGAGGAAACCTGAGAACAACTGAAGTGAACTTTGCGTTTAGCGGCTTTACACTTTCACAGATAACAGCGTAAATAAAACGCCTGATAAGTTCTGAAATGGGACAAGCGCCCATCTGATAACTTATTTGAGTGGATATTGGGCTTATAGTTGATAGCTAGCCTATGTTAGCTTAAACACATTAGGCTGCCTCGAGAAGCCAAATAATTACAAAGCTAATGTTAACCAGGGCTTAATTTCCTTATCTTGACACGTCAAATTATTCACTTTTATTACACGAAACTGTTATATCAGCTCGGCATTATCGCGACTAATGCTCGGTTATCAGCGTCACTCGGTAACTTGTCACCACTGGCGAAATATTACTAAGGTAACTAGCAAGCTAAACACATTtccagctaacgctagctgtcCGCCGGCGTTGAGTGGGCCTGGCCGACAGAAACACCCCACAAATATGTATTTAGTTATTACTTACACGCGTTTTCAATAAGGCCTACCCTCGCTATGCCAGACCACGGTTTTTCCTTGCAAGAGATGCCCTTATTCCGCGACTACACACATTCTGCTAGCTAGCCCCCCTTATGCTAACTCACCTCGTCAGTCCAGTTCTGCGAGTGTCTGCTCTCGTTAGCCGGCAAGCTAGGCTACGCTAGCGGGGGAAAGGTTAGATCAGGAATGGACCTGAATTCGCGGACTCTGGTCAGTCGACACGAATTCGTCCAGGAATGTCGAGGGAATGTCAAGACGCCCAGGAGGCTATGACCGGGAGCATCCGGTAGCTAACGTCACCTCGACTGCGAACCCCGCGGAAGCCTGGCTGACAGCTAGCTTAGCACCATCACGCTAGCTGTTGCATTCAAGTGAATGAATATCCCCAACCACACCGAAGCCTCATAAGCTAACGACGCTGCAAGAGCTCCTCCTGTGGCGCCGGGAGAGACCGGCCGAACCGGTTACAgaacagcgccatctagtgcGTAAATATATAAGCAAAACTATGATAAGATTCAGCTGGTCAGACTTTTCCATTACTAAAAAGCCACGAGGAAGTATAATAAAAATTATATTACGTAATGTTTgactatttaatttatttttattttattttctccccccccaaaaagtctCAAGTAGTCCTATAACTTTAACTCATTCAATATCATTTATCTGCAAGTAATCCCCTTAAAGTCAAAGGAAgtcaacaaattaaaaataaaaaaatctttaaatACCTTCTGCCTCATTAGCATATTAATTATAATCACCCTGctgctgcattgtgggtaatagGCTTTTGAACCAATTAGAAGAGGTTCCATTAATATCATCCTGTTGCACCTGGTGGTTCAACAACACATGAGCGTCTGCAGGCTGCGAACGTCAACACACGTTCAGCTCCTCACTCCGGCTTCCTGTTGCTGAATCGTTGGATGGAGTCGTTATCACCTCCACTGCACTTCTTACCAGGTGAATGTCCTCTCTGCTGGATTTGCTGAACCACTTTTCAcggttaaaatattttttacgtGTATTTGTTTTCCCAGAAGAAAACACGGAGAAAGATGCGAACGTTCACTCACCACCCTCTTTCCACCCTCTGCCATCAcctccttccttctccttttctaCTGAAGTTGGTTGCCCCACCCAAGCTCAATCACCTTTACCAGGTACATGCTTGCTTCACGTCTGCCTCCATTTTGAATGTGGaggccactttttttttgtttttcggaTTTTCAGTAAGGGAAGTGTAAATGTGTCCTATCATGTTGTTTATTGTGGTTCTgcatacaaaataaatgcaatttaatgttttttacaCAGAGGGATCTGTATTTAAAGACAAAGGTATGCTGCTGTGATattacatttgaaaaacaaacattccttTTCATTCCCTGACGTCTTCTCTCTAGCATCCCCTCACCCTCTGTCCACCCCCAAGCCCAAGTTTGTGAGCTACGAGACGGAGCTGCATCACTCTCCAGCCTTGACGACATGTCCAAGCTGTCAGACACGGGTCACCACACTGGTCGTCTACCGCGTCGGGACCCACGCTTTGCTCATGTGTCTGGTGTTTATGTTATGCGGGTGGGTAGACGCTCATGCAAATGGCTTAATCTGTAAAGCAATCGGGTGTTGAATTGGGGAAACACTGGTGTGGCGTTTCTGTCCCACAGGTTGCTGCTCGGGTGCTGCCTGATTCCATTATTTGTGAACCATTTCAAGGACGCTTTCCACATCTGTCCTTGCTGCCGACGGGTTCTCCACGTGCACAAGAGGAGATGTTGTAAATGAGCAGTCTCCACTGGCGGAACTTTGGCAGAAGTTGCAGTTAAATTTAGAATAGCATTTTGTTGTGTAAAATGTGTAGATGATGGTGCCCTTCGTGGGAATTTTAAACAGTTTTAAGCATTTTGTAACAATTctatcaaataaaatgtgttcaaatatttattcttttctttcttataaAAGATAAGCGTCGGCTATTCCACCCGTACACACACGCGTAGGGAGCCACCGGGGGAGGAGCTGAAAGTTACTCTGGTGgaaatatgaactctgttttctaaCACGTGAGATTTTACGATTTGTAAAGTTGACTGTTTTACGAGTGTCCAATGTGACGACAAATGACCTGCATGTCAGGCAGAGGGCAGGCTCAGTGTTGCTTCACTATATAATTTCACAATATACTAATATT includes the following:
- the LOC137906350 gene encoding actin-related protein 2/3 complex subunit 1A — encoded protein: MSLHQFLLEPITCHAWNQDRTQIAISPNNHEVHIYRKSGNQWVKTHELKEHNGHITGIDWAPKSDRIVTCGADRNAYVWSQKEGVWKPTLVILRINRAATFVKWSPLENKFAVGSGARLISVCYFESENDWWVSKHIKKPVRSTILSLDWHPNNVLLAAGSCDFKCRVFSAYIKEVEEKPGPTPWGSKMPFGAVLAEFGGAGGGGWVHSVSFSSSGNRLAWVSHDSTVIVVDSSKTKSPLMLKTEFLPLLSVIFVSENSLVAAGHDCCPMLFRCDDAGALTFVSKLDLPKQSIQRNISAMERFRNMDKRATTEDRNTALDTLHQNSITQVSIYEGDKSDCRKFCTTGIDGAMTIWDFKSLEASVQGLRIM